A stretch of the Kushneria konosiri genome encodes the following:
- the pseB gene encoding UDP-N-acetylglucosamine 4,6-dehydratase (inverting), protein MFNNASVLVTGGTGSFGHTFIPMLLAKYNPKRVIIFSRDEMKQWEMAKKFVGDDRVRFFIGDVRDRERVYRALDGVDYVVHAAATKIVPTAEYNPFECVKTNVTGAMNLIDACIDKGVKKVVALSTDKASSPINLYGATKLTSDKLFVAGNSYAGGHETRFSVVRYGNVMGSRGSVIPFFMSIRDKGVLPITDDRMTRFMISLEEGVELVWHAFEDMEGGEIYVKKIPSMNVTDLARVIAPEAKQEVVGIRPGEKLHEQMIGLEDAHYTYEYPEHFKILPAINSWDKDANRIKDGKKVPEGFVYASDNNSEWMSDEALKAWIAENWEKIGSI, encoded by the coding sequence ATGTTCAATAATGCATCTGTTCTTGTTACCGGCGGTACGGGGTCTTTCGGCCATACATTTATCCCAATGTTGTTGGCCAAATATAATCCGAAAAGGGTCATTATCTTTTCCCGCGATGAGATGAAGCAGTGGGAAATGGCCAAGAAATTTGTAGGCGATGACCGTGTGCGCTTTTTTATCGGCGACGTACGCGATCGCGAGCGTGTATATCGAGCGCTGGATGGCGTTGATTATGTTGTGCATGCGGCGGCAACCAAAATTGTGCCAACCGCCGAATACAATCCGTTTGAATGTGTCAAAACCAATGTTACCGGCGCCATGAACCTTATCGATGCCTGTATTGATAAAGGTGTCAAAAAGGTTGTAGCGCTTTCCACCGACAAGGCCAGTAGCCCCATTAATCTTTATGGCGCCACCAAGTTGACCTCAGACAAGTTGTTTGTGGCGGGTAACTCCTATGCTGGTGGCCACGAGACCCGGTTTTCAGTAGTGCGCTATGGCAATGTCATGGGCTCACGTGGATCGGTCATTCCCTTTTTCATGTCGATTCGAGACAAGGGTGTGCTGCCGATTACCGATGATCGCATGACCCGGTTCATGATTTCTCTTGAAGAGGGCGTGGAGCTCGTCTGGCATGCCTTTGAAGATATGGAAGGTGGCGAAATCTACGTCAAGAAAATTCCTTCCATGAATGTGACCGATCTTGCCCGCGTAATTGCACCTGAAGCAAAGCAGGAAGTTGTGGGTATTCGTCCGGGCGAAAAACTGCATGAACAGATGATTGGTTTGGAAGACGCGCACTATACCTATGAGTATCCTGAGCACTTCAAGATTCTTCCGGCCATTAACAGCTGGGATAAGGATGCCAACCGTATCAAGGACGGTAAAAAGGTGCCTGAAGGGTTTGTCTACGCCAGCGACAATAATAGCGAATGGATGAGCGACGAAGCGCTCAAGGCCTGGATCGCTGAAAACTGGGAAAAGATCGGGAGCATCTGA